The sequence TccacgttttagaatttgtagcttctttgcagcagcatccatatctgaagcatcaTCTACTGTCgtggctacaactttgtgtttaatCAGAATCAGTTTTACTGGCCAAACATGTGatcacatacaaggaaaatacacttaataccttcactacaaatattatgagtctggacagacatggatgtaaactggaACTTGACTGATTGATGGAGGCAGACGACCATGAGGCTGTATTTCTAGTTTAAtatgttctgacattttatagacaaaacgattcatcgagaaaataatcatcagattaatcaataatgaaaataatcgttagttgcagccctggtgTGCAGACTCCATGTATCTTGTAGATTAGTAGCTACTTTATAGTACTTTGTAAGAGAGGAGAAAACTTTTTAAGTGCAAAGTTTGCATGATTTGCAAACgttattgttattaatgtttattattttctcgattcatCCATTAATCACTTGGataaaaatgctcatcacaacTTCCTGAGGTCCAAACTGATCATTTCAAACTACCTGCTTTATCTGAAacccccaaaaatattcaatttattatcatataagaaaaataaaagtagcAAATCCTCACAGCTGAGCTGGAACAAGTTCATGTTCtgcttttttgcttgaaaaatgactaatagAATAATCAACTACTTgtttcaggtttatttttatcacctcttgtttcatttataaactcaaaaaaagagaaaattcaGCTCTTGAACAAGAAAACTAAAGGACATACATgtgattataataattaatgaaaaggattatttattatttcatgatTCATTATGACTTGCAGGTGGTGAGAAAGACAACGACACCAGAGGGGGAAGTGATCCCCATCCATCAGATCGACGTCCAGACTGAGAGCGCCGTGGCCAGCAACAGCCTGTTCCTCCTCGCCCCGCTCATCATCTGCCACGTTATTGACAAAAACAGGTACGAACACACAGGACGATGAAAAGgaacaaatatagaaaaaatatatttctactttacagaaatatatttactctctttgatttttctctaatctttggttgttttttattcttgtgaaatactgaatgttttacctcttcaggcaacaaaaagtattcaaatgaaacaatatatGAAAGGAAAACAACTCTTTACTGAAGAGCTCACAACTTAGAGATATTTGAGATGACGGGGAGCACGTAGATACAGCTTTTAAAGGGGACGTTTCATgctttttaatgattttctgttatttttatactgttataatgtcggatatctatgttaaacaggGTCAAAGGTATGTAACGTATGTGAAAATGCTCCCTTAAAGTGAAAAGCCAGGACttcctgctctgaacgctctacttcctcctcgtgatgatgtcagattgttcgcacatgcccagAAATGGCCGTCTGTTCCGTAGCCGTTGTTGCTAAAGTTGCTCCGTGGGTCGTTCACATCCACTCATGTATTTATAATCTGATTCGGGCTGGAACATGTACTGATGAATTTGAGAGAAGTTTCCATtatgagtaaagaacaagaaaaagtagtgaaatccttcTACTATAGCTCTACGGAagttaaccaatcagaacagagtgggctctttttctgttaatcatgcaaagatattccagtagagccccagaatgtAAATATAGAGCTGTAAATGGGCacaatatgtcctctttaatgtggtcacaagccaaaaaaggttgaaataatgtgttttttgtgtgactGGATTGGTGAATGTTAGCAGCATGTAGCACGTCATATCTTGCAACtgactgaaaatgactgaaaaagtGTTGATTAGATTATGAGCAGCTGCTTTGACACCGTGTGTAACTCAATACCTCCATCTGGTGGACGAACACAAATTTAGAGTACTAAAGAGGACATTGTACCATATACCTACTACAGAATACAGTCAGTCTAAACAGgttatgtttgttgtgttcacACTAGAAAATAAAGTATACTCAAAAAAAGTCTTGAAGGCTCCAGGAACACgtcagaaaacaacaaataagaagtttggtccacttactagcttttacAGTATGATATGTTTGTTGTATCATCAGCAGGTGGAGCCAAAATTTGCTctgaaaaaagctgaaaatagaagttttgcatttttgaacaAGATCATTTCAGCCAGTAGGAAGCTACTGGTACAAATCAGTGCAATGCATTAATATCTAATATAAGTTACCATCTATAGACTATGAAAATCTGTAtatactacatactgtataaaaatagtGTGTAGTATGGAATTGGGACACAAATCATCAAAAGcaaaaatcacatcaaaaactcaaaaataaacatacttcTTTAGTAAATGATAAGGTTTACTATGTTATActgtatcttttattttttactatatgttatactatatttttcttaaagggaaattctggtatttttcaatCTGTACCCTGTCTTCTCATCATTTTGGGTCTGTGCTGCTACAGGTTGCtggttcctgtgtttactttcattttcagacacttataataacaatctgagcgTATCAGTGAGCAAAAACAAGCAGTTTTAGGTTTAGACGTACTGTGATGGGTGCAGTTGGAGGTTTAGATTACATTACAGCCTGTTTTTATCCCcattagacacaaaatgatgggaaaatagggtccaggttgaaaaatactggaATTTCCCTATAAGGACAAcaaatttcatttaaaagctCACAAATATGTAGTTTCAATTTTCTAAatgagataataataatgataataataacagaaacaggaggaaatagtgttATTTTCATTGGTGGATGACGTGTGttttggtgctctagtgagtatttctggcagcaggacggtgtgtgtgtgtgtgtgaggttgatttaaaataaacagtgtGTTAATGATGGtaatgaaagaacatgtcacccagtgcagcggagcgactcactgacgtgtttttttatggtttttggACAATGACagagctctacggcacagaTTAATGAGATATATcagacacaataataataatagatcaGCTCATTGTTGGATTTGGGTATTTTTCATGAGATTTCTTGAAAATAAgaagacatacacacacctgacttttccttttcttcagtTTAAACACattactagagctgcaacgttTAGTTGATCGAcaaaaaattgacaaaaaacaactattttgataatcaaataataataattaagcaaaaacaccaaagaTTTGGCTCATATGTGATGATTTTATGCTTAtatttgtcatacatgacagttaaACTATTGATTAGACAAAATTTGACTCTAGGAAATTGAAATGgtcatttttcagtattttctgacattttacagaccaaataAGCAGATGAATTCataatgaaaacagttgtgAAAAAagtggagagaacagcagagagagaatggaTGAATTTAGGATTTTAGCCGAAGGTTCCCTGACAGGAAACATAAAACGTGCGtccgctctgctctctctgatcTCAGTCCGCTGTACGACCTGTCCGCCATGGAGCTGCAGTGCAGCGACCTGGAGGTGATCGTCATCCTGGAGGGCGTGGTGGAGACGACGGGGATCACCACACAGGCCAGGACCTCCTACGTCTCCGAGGAGATCCAGTGGGGTCACCGTTTCGTTCCCATAGTAACGGAGGAGGAGGGCGTGTACTCTGTGGACTACTCCAAGTTTGGAAACACAGTCAAGGTAACCAGAGTTTCATATCAATAATTACTAAAGAGTGATGATTTATTGTCTTTAAAATACTTTATCACATTAAACATCTAAGTTTCAACAATCATGTGACCATCAGTTCATGTACTAAAGgcttcaaacacattttctttgacTCTCAGAAAGTTTTGAAAGTGAATTTTTATCCATACGTGGCTCAGTTAGTCCATCAGtttgttccagactgaaatatctcaacaactattggatggattgtaaTTTGGTTCAAGCATCAGAATCTTTCCACCAAATATCAACACCAGCAGCTGGTTCTGCTCGGCCTCAAACCTCTTCAACACTTTCTGTTTAAACTGAGAGACAGAAGGATCCTCCGAAATCACACATCTCCTCTTTTATTTTCAGGGGTTTTGACACATTTCCTGTGAAAGCAACATTATTATCGGAGGATGTGTGATCCCCTGACTCTTCATTTAGCGCCACCAGCGGCTCAAAGTTGTCACTTAACCTTTGAAATGTACCAGATACCAGATAGTAAACTGGCTGGATTGTCAAGTGGTACAGATGTCCTGTTGTCACTTTTGATgaccctctgacttttcatctgttGGCATCGGGTCTAAATTTCAATATagcaaaaataataacattcccatcatccttatttgtactttatgtttatatctaattagcaaatgttaccaTGCCAACACGCTAAACTAGGATGGTGAAATATACCTGATAAACAGCAGCACGCATCAGCACCTACTGTAAACTCACCTTTTTAGAGCTGCTTTCAATGTCCCCTGCTACTTAATGTACTTTTAGTTCTCTTGCTTTTAGTGTGttacagggctgcaactaactattattttcattattgaatcTGACAACCATTTTCTTGATTCACTGATTAgttttttggtctataaaatgtaagaaaatggtgaaaaatgtgacgtcctgaaatgtctttttttgtccacaacccaaagatattcagtttactttcatagaaaccagaaaatattcatatttgagaagctggaaccatttttcttcttaaagaatgactccaaacaattaatagttggcaactaattgattaatcgactaatcgttacAGCTCTacatacaaattaaatgtatagAAACTTGAAAGGGTGTTTAAAATGTCCCATTATGATAAATCTTTTgtctcaaaacaaaaaagaaaccttGAATGTGGATTATTCATTTGctaagagacagaaagaaacacatttatagcatgttttaaaaatgttgttgctcTTCCAGGTAGCCACGCCGCGCTGCAGCGCCAGAGAACTGGACGAGAAGCCGTCGATCTTAATCCAGACGCTCCAGAAAAGCGAGCTGTCGCACCAGAACTCGCTGCGCAAGCGTAACTCCATGCGGCGCAACAACTCCATTCGTAAAGGCGGAGGAAGCAGCGGGAGTCTGCGCAGGAACAACTCGGGGCTCGTCTCACCCAAAGTCCAGTTCTTCACCCCCGGCGACGGAGGCCAAACCCTGAACGCCGTCACCTGACATGAGGCCTGCCTCCTACTGGCTGCCCTGGTCCTCCTGGTGGGAAGGAGGATCGTGGGTGTTGGTGTGTCTCCTGCTCTGATGGGACTCGTTGTTTTTCTGTTCCCTGCATTCTCTCAACTTATCTCTCAACACTTTTACGGCTGATGTTACTTCATGTTTACATACgtggagtaaaaagtatttCTTATTCAGACTGAACTGCTCAAATCACTGACATGCTGCAGTCTAGCACTGATACAACCACCGAGACTATAAATATACAACCAGTTTGGCCTCTTGTGTCTCCACAGACACATTATCGGGCCCCGATGCACAGACACGAAACGTCATCCACTCCTACTTCCTTCAACATCACATGCAGGTGATATTTTCTCAAAGCCAATAAGTGACAAGTGAAATTCATTTATATTGTACAAAATCACCAATATGCCTCAGACGGCTTTACGATTTATACAATAAACAAGAACCTTGAGAAGATAAAACTCTGCTGCAGGTAAACAAGCAAACTTTAATGTAGGTTAGTGTTCAAACAGTcgattattatcatttattcccATTTATTACCAGAAAATTAAGTTAGATAATTAGTTTGGGTCGTCATCACCTGCTGGAACATTTTTGGTTTCAGCAGCTTCTCAGATATGACGATCCttgtaaactgaaaatatttgtttgtttgtttttttactgttgattggaaaaaaacaagaaatttgaagACTTCACACTGGGTTCTGGGAACCTGTGATCGAcgattttaaataattttctgatattttgtagattaaacaattaatcattgaCTGAAATACaggattagtcgattaatcgatcagtgGATCGACagaaaaatgatcactttgagtcatttttataagaaaaaatgtccaaattctctgattccagcttcagaaagtgtgattattttctgattatttagtcttttatgacagtaaacttgggttttgggaaacaatgatcaatatttttcaccattttcagacattttatagaccaaagaCTAATCAGTTTAgaaagattaatcgataatgaaataatcattagttgcagccctaattaaaTCAAAGGATTCAATGATAGTGAAGCTTTAATGTATTGTAGGTTTACTGTAGTCATGCCTTGTTTAATCAACTAAAATATCATCAATAAATATTGATTCTAACACATCCTGTGTCTGGTAGGAACCTTCATTAATCCTCTGTCAGCAATCAATCcctgttttatttgctttaacttaaataacagcaaaataacaagaacattttcactGAGCGGCAGGTTATCTGGGTGTAGaagttaattaatgaattaattccTCCAGCTTGTAAATGAagccagtgttttgtttcacaTCTGTCTATTCTGGTGATTATAGAAAACGTGTATTTGATTCAGTCAGTCCCagtttttcattacatttccaTAACTGTTGCAACTTTTGTGTCTCATCATCATAAAATCAATAATTACAATACTGTTCAATACAGCTCaagtatgattttaaaaaagtaaataaagtcACTGTTGAACTTGTAGTGGTGGTAATTTCCTCTGGTAGCAATCaatcactgtactgtacatgtgtatttttcacttgtgtgtcagttttgttgaatgaaaataaatgcactTCCTTCATCTGAATTTCCTTTAATTACCTGAATAcctacaataataataatatccatacacacatacagagagacagacagagagagatatcaCCATCAGATTGAAAATAATGACTAGATAGTGATAGTGATAGTGCCAGTAGATAgagggtatatatatataattatatagtattatatatatatattattaattattatactattattattatactattattgAGATACCTTCTCAATACATGtacataatatatgtatatgtatacataatatgtatataatagacatttaaataaatttaaaagacagaatatattttatatgatatatattttgtctttaaattagtaattaatgtagcaattagttgatcaacagaaaattaatcaccttctcaaatgtgaggattttaagctttttgtgtcatacatgatagtaaactgaatatttttggattttggatggttgatcagacaaaacaagattcactattttctgacattttctgacaaaataactaattgattaatggagaaaataatcatcagattaatcgataatgaaagtaattgttagttgcagccctggtaaatagtaaatattatttttgctCTAACTCAGGTAAAGATATTGAATACTTGTTACACTTCTTGTACTAACAAACACCTTCCAATCTTGTAATCCATGTAAATCCATGTAAATATGTatacattattaatattcattttgaatattgtttgtttaacgtttaaaaatgtgtttaatgtgtaattCTTGACAAAAATGCAGAAAttaccttttctttctttcttttttaaaattttattttctcaacttTATTGACAACAGTCAAACTCAGAAAAACAgtaacatataaacaaatacaaagaaaaaaggtgaaaataaagTGGCAGGGAATTATggcataaacaaacaaacaaacaaacaaacaaacaaacaaacaaacaaacaacatgctGTAAAGCAATTGTGCAAGAAGCTTTTTACATTCAATAAAAACGAAATAATGCataggaggaggaaaaaaattaataaacGAAGGGCTACAGATTAATGACCAAATGACATTAGTCAataattttatatgtttcaaATATTGTTTGGATCTTTTTAATGTTGTGATAGAATTATAATAGAGCTCAAAATCAATTAGAAATAAGGTAAAGTTTGCTTTTCTATtggttcattttattttatatatatgaaatttgcatttatatataatatattataaataattgGATTAAAAAACTGACATTGTCCTAATTAACATGAACGCTTTCCTCAAGCATACGTAATGCGTCACACACTACGTGATGACGTATGAAACTCGTAAGTGAGCGTCGGCGCTGCGTGACTCTGACAGGTGAATGAACCGGGAGGTGAACAGAAGGAAAACATGGCTCGTAGTTTTTTGTGCAGAGCTGCTGGAGtcctgcagctcagcaggaCGACACCGCGGACTGACTGGAGACGATTTTACTGTCAGACAGAGAAGGAGCCGCTGACAGTCCGCCAACAAAACAACGGAATAAGGTTACGAAGCTGTTATTTAGCTCTCAGATAGCGAACTAGCttcaacatttacagaaaattgCTCAACTTCGGCAGCAGCTGTGTGTATCTTACTTTATTACATATGTTACATGAGGTTTAGGTCTTCTTATAAGTTCAGCACAAATATTACTTTATGatgattaaagtaaaaaatagcaacaacacaataaaaatccattaaaaGTTCTAGATGATTTTATTACAGATAATTAAAATGCATCCACATACAAATAGTCTAAAATTTTATCAGCGATTTGCTAATAACTTTGTACtttttgaatgcaggatttttttttactggtatTAAATAGTTTTGGTACTTTTATTTAGTAGTAGTAGGGGAGCTGAATACCTTTTAAAGGAGCGGTTCTCAAAGCGGGGTCTGtggacccccaggggtccttgaggagGTTCCAGGGGGTCTCCAgcaattccatccataagtaaaacaatgacagaatgtgtgactatattggtcatgggtttcatacactttttcCTATATAAATACTGCATCTTCATATAAAGTTCTGCATTGATTTAGAGGAAAAGACGAAGGTCTGGTTGTGGTGCATGGAGTTTGTTATCTATAGCTGTACATCACAATTTATTTCTGAATtctgttaaatgtaaaaattttTCTGCAAAGTTTGTTAATGAGTGACAATACAGgctagtttttattttttttgtagaaagtataatatttGTCTCTGTGGTGATGAGTCGAAGCAGAAAAAGTATAAAGAGTACTTGATGTACTAAATACATCAAAATGGTACTTTAATATAGTACTTAATACTTAATACTTAATACTTAGTACTTAAATATATCTTCATCTCTGTGTGCCAAGTTGAAGaatgttttctgttcattcaTAAAGATTGTGCAAGATGGATGCGTTTTATAAGTGACTATCTTTATACAGTTTAAATATGCAGTTCACACGAAGAAGTGGAACATAATGTTTGGTAAAACAAGTTAGATTGTAAAGTTGTGTTAAATCTTTTGATTATAACTGGAGTGAATAGTGAGTTTAAAATGACTATACTGCAGTTTATTCTCATTTTTCCATCTTCTGTGGATGTTGTttgattgttgttttcttttttggtgcCTTTTTGGCTGCATGAAATATGATAAAGTACTAATGTATCTGCTTATTCTTGATTTTTACAAAGACTTTCTATTAGACTATTAAACTATCTAGACTATTAAACTACTAAAACTGTTGCTCAAAAACACTAAAAGCCTTAAAGTGAACCCACTGCAGGAATAAAAAACTGCATAATTAAGCACGGCAACCAAGACAATGCTGAGTGTAATATgttaatgtatgtatgtctttTTAGGAGAATAATACTGAACAATCCCAGAAAGAGGAATGCTCTGTCGTTGTCCATGCTGGAGTCCCTCAGAGAAAACATCCTGACAGATGTCAACAGCGATGATCTCAgagttattattatatcagGTATGTTAGTGGTGTGGGTGGAGGGATGATGTCAGTCagttggtcggtccaccactttgatccagtCTGAAATTTCTGAACTACTATTCAATGACATTCATGGTgcacagaggatgaatcctactgacttaaGGGATCCCCGaccttttcctctagtgccaccatgtggTTCACATTTGTtgctttgagtgaaatatcttaacaactatcagatggatttccatgaacttttgtacagacatttatgtgcttgtgtgtgtgtgtgtgtgtgtcagccaaAGGTCCAGTGTTTTCCTCTGGACATGACTTGAAGGAGCTGACGTCAACTCAGGGCCGAGAATATCACACACAGGTCTTCCACACTTGTGCAGAGGTTAGTCTGTCctattctgtctctctttcttttgttcttcacctctatctctctttttcccttccactctccctctgtctttctgcagGACTCTTCGTTTCTCCATATCTCTTTCCCTCATTTCTACACTGtctcttttctcatttctttttctggctgcatttctctatttctttgcctccttcttttctctcactttacctctgctctctctcattttctcatttcgCCTCACAAACTCACATTACTTGTGAACTAAATCAGCAGATCAAGGGATGTCTTCAGTTTATTCAGTCTAAACCCACTTAATAATACAACagataaaagcaaataaaacctCTCAttggagaagctgaaacctgcaaatattaaatattttcagttttatttaaagctaACAGTGCTTTGCCTTCAAAAACCTGCTGGTTCCCATTGGCTTGTGTGTTTCAGGTAATGACTCTGGTACAAGATATACCTGTTCCTGTAATCGCCATGGTGAATGGCGTTGCCACAGCAGCAGGTTGCCAGCTGGTTGCCAGCTGTGACATCGCCGTGGTGACGGAAAAGTCCACCTTCGCCACTCCAGGTGTCAACGTGGGTCTGTTTTGCTCGACACCGGCGGTTGCCATTGGCAGAGCTGTGCCGAGGAAGGTTAAGAGCTgaagcatttttgtttgaagcatTTGTCCCCTGAACCGCAGCAAATATGATGTAGTTGTTGATAATTATAATAGATCTTTAGACCTATATATGTGGAATTTAACATTAGAATCAGTGCATTTGGTCATTCTACAATGTAAAAGAAGAATAAATTACTTTGCATAATCATATTCATCATGTCAGAGTGATATCAGATCAATATTATAGGGAATAGGTGAAATAGTCTTACAACAACGAAGATAGATAGATTTCCTTTTCTAGGGACTGTTCAAAATTTGCTGTTATTTTCAGCCTTGAtaataaaatttgtttttctgttgtaaaaTATCCTGCCAAATAataaccaaatttgagggttc is a genomic window of Thunnus albacares chromosome 23, fThuAlb1.1, whole genome shotgun sequence containing:
- the echdc3 gene encoding enoyl-CoA hydratase domain-containing protein 3, mitochondrial — translated: MARSFLCRAAGVLQLSRTTPRTDWRRFYCQTEKEPLTVRQQNNGIRRIILNNPRKRNALSLSMLESLRENILTDVNSDDLRVIIISAKGPVFSSGHDLKELTSTQGREYHTQVFHTCAEVMTLVQDIPVPVIAMVNGVATAAGCQLVASCDIAVVTEKSTFATPGVNVGLFCSTPAVAIGRAVPRKVAMEMLFTGTPISAHDALLHGLVSKVVPEERLEEETLAIAQRVCQASRPVVALGKATFQRQMAQGRDAAYATASKVMVDNLALRDGQEGIRAFIEKRKPVWSNKTEKAHD